One Rhodothermus bifroesti DNA window includes the following coding sequences:
- a CDS encoding alpha,alpha-trehalose-phosphate synthase (UDP-forming) — protein sequence MRLIVAANRAPLRYTADEGWLPAIGGLATALLPVLQAQGGAWVAMKDQADLPELQPYPKDNPDFVVHYVPLSTREREQYYNGMANRMLWPLCHYMVHHLRLRRSYMEAYRAVNQRFATTVIQSYQPGDVIWVHDYHLMLVPGLVRRAVPEAVIAHFWHIPWPAMEVYRILPWSRELLQGMLACQVVGFHVEEYVENFLESARYLLGARIEGNRVLWEGREVRVEAHPLGVDIAHFEQMAQSEAVQQKAQQLREEIGTEWLMLGVDRLDYTKGIRARLLAFERFLEMYPEYHGRVSFYQVATPSRTQVTSYQQLKREVDEVVGRINGQFGRVDWTPVHYRYRTYTQEELCVFYRAADVACITPLRDGMNLVAQEFIAASQGGTLILSELTGASHVLREAVLVNPYDVDGLASAMRMALEMPIEERMERFRCLKRSVQALDVHRWAARFFETFTAMAQG from the coding sequence GTGCGACTGATTGTAGCAGCCAATCGAGCTCCCCTGCGCTACACTGCTGATGAAGGTTGGCTGCCGGCTATTGGCGGACTAGCTACCGCACTGCTGCCTGTACTGCAAGCGCAAGGCGGTGCTTGGGTAGCGATGAAAGACCAAGCAGACCTTCCAGAGCTCCAGCCTTATCCTAAAGATAACCCTGATTTTGTTGTCCATTACGTGCCCTTAAGCACCCGCGAGCGGGAGCAGTACTACAATGGCATGGCCAACCGGATGCTATGGCCGCTGTGCCATTACATGGTTCATCATCTGCGGCTGCGGCGTTCCTATATGGAAGCTTACCGCGCAGTGAATCAGCGCTTTGCTACAACGGTGATCCAATCCTATCAGCCCGGAGATGTCATCTGGGTGCATGATTATCACCTCATGCTAGTGCCGGGGTTGGTGCGCCGTGCTGTGCCTGAGGCCGTTATTGCGCATTTTTGGCATATCCCGTGGCCGGCCATGGAAGTCTACCGCATTCTTCCTTGGTCGCGGGAGCTACTGCAAGGTATGCTAGCTTGCCAGGTGGTAGGATTTCACGTCGAAGAATACGTAGAAAACTTTCTAGAAAGTGCGCGCTACTTGCTGGGGGCGCGCATTGAAGGGAATCGGGTGTTGTGGGAAGGGCGGGAGGTGCGCGTTGAGGCCCATCCCTTAGGGGTAGACATCGCACATTTTGAACAAATGGCGCAAAGCGAGGCTGTCCAGCAAAAAGCCCAGCAGCTGCGTGAGGAAATTGGTACCGAGTGGCTGATGCTTGGCGTAGACCGGCTAGACTACACCAAGGGCATTCGTGCCCGACTTTTGGCCTTTGAGCGCTTTTTAGAGATGTATCCGGAATATCATGGCCGCGTCAGCTTTTACCAAGTTGCTACGCCAAGTCGGACGCAGGTAACCTCTTACCAGCAGCTTAAGCGCGAAGTCGACGAAGTGGTGGGACGCATTAACGGGCAATTTGGGCGGGTCGACTGGACGCCCGTGCATTATCGCTACCGCACCTATACCCAGGAAGAGTTATGTGTCTTTTACCGTGCAGCCGATGTGGCTTGCATTACCCCGCTTCGCGACGGGATGAACTTGGTGGCCCAGGAGTTTATCGCCGCTAGCCAGGGGGGCACTTTGATTCTTTCGGAGCTCACGGGGGCTTCGCATGTGCTTCGCGAAGCCGTGTTGGTAAATCCTTACGACGTAGACGGCTTGGCATCGGCTATGCGTATGGCCCTAGAAATGCCAATAGAAGAACGCATGGAGCGTTTTCGTTGTCTGAAGCGAAGTGTGCAAGCGTTAGATGTGCACCGCTGGGCTGCACGCTTTTTTGAAACCTTTACTGCTATGGCGCAAGGGTAA
- a CDS encoding DUF4249 family protein, whose translation MRRLGLWWLWGLLGWTACDLVAPAQFTPEYVVESYQIANEPLQPVWLSRTLAIDGIYRVDSLAVRGAQVRVLLLDAQGQPEEAYDFEELTDVAGCYVPALAYRNVYVQPLRTYRLEARMPDGALLTAETLVPDTFRIVGANLDSVRYQSEVRLELRVTRSFYPGRQAVYILTTEALEPTEANLTPIGRALYEDSTFTLEELRVSGSPILNEANYTEQPDGTLLLRLPWLAIVFYGPTRVTLSALDNNLYDLIRTQSVQQGGSTLSPGEIPPVLEHVRGGRGVFGSYARVQYTVVITR comes from the coding sequence ATGCGTCGTCTGGGACTGTGGTGGCTCTGGGGGCTTTTGGGGTGGACCGCCTGCGACCTGGTAGCTCCTGCCCAGTTTACCCCCGAGTATGTGGTCGAGTCGTATCAGATCGCCAATGAGCCGTTGCAGCCGGTCTGGCTAAGCCGCACTTTGGCGATCGATGGCATCTACCGTGTGGATTCGCTGGCTGTTCGTGGGGCTCAGGTGCGTGTGCTGCTACTCGACGCGCAAGGACAGCCCGAAGAAGCCTATGATTTCGAAGAGCTCACGGATGTAGCGGGCTGCTATGTGCCGGCTTTAGCCTACCGCAACGTTTACGTTCAGCCTTTGCGCACCTACCGCCTGGAGGCCCGTATGCCCGATGGTGCGCTGCTTACCGCCGAGACATTGGTGCCCGACACGTTTCGCATTGTAGGGGCCAACTTGGATTCCGTACGCTACCAGAGCGAAGTTCGACTAGAGTTGCGCGTTACGCGTAGCTTTTATCCGGGTCGCCAAGCCGTCTACATCTTGACCACAGAAGCTTTGGAGCCTACAGAAGCAAACCTAACCCCAATAGGGCGGGCGCTCTACGAAGACAGCACCTTTACGCTGGAAGAGCTGCGCGTCAGTGGTTCTCCCATTCTCAACGAGGCAAACTACACCGAGCAGCCTGATGGCACCCTGCTGCTGCGTTTGCCTTGGCTGGCTATTGTCTTTTACGGCCCTACCCGGGTAACGCTTAGTGCGCTGGACAATAACCTGTACGACCTGATTCGCACGCAAAGCGTGCAGCAAGGGGGCTCAACGCTTTCTCCAGGCGAAATCCCCCCGGTTTTGGAACATGTCCGCGGTGGGCGGGGTGTTTTTGGCAGCTATGCCCGCGTGCAATACACTGTTGTCATTACCCGATAG
- the otsB gene encoding trehalose-phosphatase has translation MCRPPQVEKPLFFLDYDGTLAPFSPDPKWAWPHPVVPGLLTQLAERYPVWIVTGRQLEDLDRLLPVDLPAIGLHGLQEGRIGGPKSFTVSDALRQLFSTLRQQVPKVPGLWVEDKGPTFALHYRQASDEAAVLAALEPWLAMVPDTLAIIRGKKVIELRPRAVHKGTAVLSVVRSFPDHVPVYLGDDATDEDAFRALAERGLTIKIGEGPTAAQYRLPSIEAAVAYLQSYVFTSPRANAGFPGGEKPR, from the coding sequence ATGTGTCGTCCGCCACAGGTCGAAAAGCCATTATTTTTTCTAGACTACGACGGTACCTTAGCTCCTTTTTCTCCTGATCCCAAGTGGGCGTGGCCGCACCCGGTTGTGCCTGGATTGCTTACGCAGCTGGCCGAGCGATATCCGGTATGGATTGTCACTGGGCGACAACTTGAAGATTTAGATCGTTTGTTGCCCGTGGACCTGCCGGCAATCGGATTACATGGCTTGCAGGAGGGGCGTATTGGAGGGCCTAAGTCGTTCACAGTTTCGGATGCGCTGCGGCAACTGTTCAGCACGTTGCGGCAGCAGGTGCCCAAGGTTCCCGGACTTTGGGTTGAAGATAAGGGCCCTACCTTTGCGCTGCATTACCGGCAGGCGTCAGATGAAGCCGCGGTGCTTGCGGCACTCGAGCCCTGGCTGGCGATGGTGCCGGACACCCTAGCCATTATTCGGGGTAAGAAGGTGATAGAACTGCGTCCGCGTGCAGTCCATAAGGGTACCGCTGTGCTTTCGGTAGTCCGCAGTTTTCCCGATCATGTGCCGGTCTACCTCGGAGACGACGCGACCGATGAAGATGCATTTCGCGCCTTAGCCGAACGTGGCCTTACAATCAAGATAGGTGAGGGTCCGACGGCTGCGCAGTATCGCCTGCCAAGCATTGAGGCTGCAGTGGCGTATTTACAAAGCTATGTGTTTACCAGCCCTCGTGCAAACGCTGGATTTCCTGGAGGCGAAAAACCGCGTTAA
- a CDS encoding glycoside hydrolase family 15 protein: MSTFSFDPQKLPTFKPLEAYGLIGDSRTAVLVGADGAIDWACLPDFDSPAQFAALLDPRAGCFAVCPTEPFQATQRYERGTNVLVTEFTTPKGTVRVRDFMPFIPRRKTPTAEIYRRLEGVAGRVELTIYFAPRFDYGSQIPSLTSSPYGVLASTEKETIALSTEVPLEIWDDYAIGQVCLEEGQDTYLVADWGATQVHPVAIYQGDRRLWQVRTFWRNWIDRLSYHGRYRDAVERSLLTLKLLIYEPTGAIIAAPTTSLPEWPGGPRNWDYRFSWVRDSAFILRALFQAGYIEEGTAYLDWLLGQVLEGGPLQVLYGIRGERYLPERTLPLRGYLDSQPVRIGNEAVEQFQLDIYGSLLDAALRYDQQGGALTIIEWERLQALTEEVRQRWREPDSGIWEARSGAFHYTYSKVWAWVALTRATQLARRLGAADAPVDVWQREAAKIRREVLTKAWNPKVGAFTQYYGSEALDASLLIMPLVGFLPASDERVQQTLQRCLERLAAGPFPLLYRYLNDDGIEGPEGAFLLPSFWLVEVLALSGQLQRARIALDRLLGLQSPLGLYAEEVHPETQQLLGNFPQGFSHLGLINAVFRLQEIQRLHEGW, encoded by the coding sequence ATGAGCACGTTTTCTTTTGATCCTCAGAAGCTTCCTACATTTAAGCCCTTAGAAGCCTATGGTCTGATTGGCGACAGTCGCACAGCCGTTCTGGTTGGCGCCGATGGCGCTATCGACTGGGCTTGCCTTCCGGACTTTGACAGCCCAGCCCAATTTGCAGCCTTGCTCGATCCTCGGGCTGGCTGCTTTGCCGTTTGCCCTACAGAACCCTTTCAGGCAACGCAGCGCTACGAGCGAGGCACTAATGTACTGGTGACGGAATTCACAACACCGAAGGGTACCGTACGCGTGCGGGACTTTATGCCCTTCATTCCCCGCCGCAAAACGCCCACAGCAGAGATCTACCGGCGCCTTGAAGGCGTCGCAGGCCGCGTAGAACTTACAATCTACTTTGCTCCCCGCTTCGACTACGGCTCGCAAATTCCATCCCTCACATCCTCACCATACGGCGTATTGGCCAGCACAGAAAAAGAGACGATAGCCCTCTCTACCGAAGTACCTTTAGAAATTTGGGATGACTACGCCATTGGACAGGTCTGCTTAGAAGAAGGACAAGACACGTACCTTGTGGCTGATTGGGGCGCAACGCAGGTTCACCCGGTGGCCATCTATCAAGGAGACCGACGGCTATGGCAAGTACGTACCTTCTGGCGTAACTGGATCGATCGCCTTAGCTATCACGGACGCTATCGGGATGCTGTAGAGCGCAGTTTACTAACGCTGAAGTTGTTGATCTATGAGCCTACAGGAGCGATTATCGCAGCTCCCACCACCTCGCTGCCCGAATGGCCTGGCGGACCACGGAATTGGGATTACCGCTTTTCTTGGGTGCGCGACTCTGCATTCATTTTGCGGGCATTGTTTCAGGCAGGCTACATTGAAGAAGGAACGGCCTATCTCGATTGGCTGCTAGGACAGGTGTTGGAAGGCGGGCCACTCCAGGTGCTCTACGGCATTCGCGGTGAGCGTTATCTCCCTGAACGCACGCTCCCTTTGCGTGGGTATCTGGACTCGCAACCGGTACGCATTGGTAACGAGGCTGTAGAGCAATTTCAGCTGGACATTTACGGCAGTCTGCTCGACGCCGCGCTGCGCTACGACCAACAAGGCGGTGCACTTACCATTATAGAATGGGAACGGCTGCAAGCTTTGACGGAAGAGGTACGGCAGCGCTGGCGTGAGCCAGATTCTGGCATTTGGGAAGCCCGCAGCGGCGCGTTTCATTATACCTATTCCAAGGTCTGGGCTTGGGTTGCGCTAACGCGCGCAACGCAGCTGGCGCGCCGCTTAGGCGCTGCTGATGCCCCTGTCGACGTATGGCAACGCGAAGCCGCGAAAATACGACGAGAGGTGCTCACAAAGGCCTGGAATCCTAAAGTCGGTGCTTTTACCCAGTATTACGGCAGCGAAGCCCTGGATGCCTCGCTACTCATCATGCCGCTGGTAGGATTTCTACCTGCTAGCGACGAGCGCGTGCAGCAAACACTCCAACGCTGCCTCGAAAGGCTGGCTGCAGGTCCCTTCCCCTTGCTTTATCGCTACCTGAACGACGATGGCATCGAAGGCCCTGAGGGCGCCTTTCTGCTGCCCTCGTTTTGGCTTGTGGAAGTACTTGCCCTCTCTGGCCAGCTGCAGCGAGCCCGCATCGCCTTAGACCGCCTGCTTGGCTTGCAATCCCCCCTTGGGCTCTACGCCGAAGAAGTCCACCCCGAAACCCAGCAGCTGCTCGGTAACTTTCCCCAAGGCTTTAGCCACTTAGGCCTAATTAACGCGGTTTTTCGCCTCCAGGAAATCCAGCGTTTGCACGAGGGCTGGTAA